The sequence ATGCCGAAACAAGTTCGGCATGACACGATTCAATGTGAGGTAACATCATGAACGTCATCAATTATCATGCAGTGCCCGAGCAGAAAGTGGAAGATGGAGGCAAAAATGCCACCATAAGGTGGATTTTGACCGAAAACGAGGGCGCTGACCATTTCTACATGAGGATTATCGAAATTGCTCCCCGCGGTTACACTCCGCACCATGCGCATTCCTGGGAGCACGAGTTTTACATCCTGGAGGGAGAAGGAAAACTGGTAGGAGATGATGTATCGATTCCGCTCGGGGTCGGTGATGCCGGTATTGTGCCCGCCGGAGAGAAACATCACTTTGAAAGCACCCCCGGCACCAGCCTCAAATTTATCTGTCTCATCCCTTCAAGGAAATGCTTGTGAAGGATAGGGAATTGCCTTCCCTTTCCGCCTCGAAATAATCGCTATCTCTAATAATACCAAAGATTGCATTTCACATGGTAACTGTACGATATCGGACACTTACTGTCCGTATTCGGACACTTTTCGGACAGTTTTTCAAGTATAAAACTTGTATCATAATCGCTATTTTATTGTGATACAATATATTATATACTTTGGCACATAAGTTGCACTTTTATTTTCCGAACAGAAATACTCCATGACTGCACTTCGACCTTTACAAGCAGTCATACTATAAAACGTTTTAACAGGAAAGGCAGGTGACTTTTTATGAAGGAGCAGTTCAAATCCCGATTTTCCGGATTCTCCGATGTCATAGACATGGAGAAACTGGAGAAGGAGACACAGAGGCTATTCTATTTAGGGCTTCTTTTGTCGATCTCGATGTTTGCTGCATCCGCCTCGTTTTTCATGTTCAAGAAGACGGAAGTGAAGGTGGTAAAACCGCCGTCAATGGAGCTGGTGATCCGTCGTCCGCGCATGACCAAAGCGTTCGAATTCAAGAAGAAACGGGTGGCGCAGCGTATCATGCAGAGGAGAGAGATCGAGCAGCGCAAGCCTACCGCCGATATTCAGACCAAGTCCATCCAGACCACGGATTTGATGGGGACGGTGGCGACATTTGATTACACCCAGGAAATGAAGATGGATGTGGGGCAGGAAGTGTTTGTGCCCCAGGCACTCAACATCCAGATGACCGCTGCCCGTGAGCCTGAGAAGCAGATTTCGATGAAGGAGGAGATGATCTCGCTCGATGACCTGGACACCGGCCAGTACAAGGCGATGGTGATTCAGGACCCGAACAACAAGCTAAGCATCAAAGGCTTTATCTATATCGGCACGGCATGGGGCGCGCAGCTCAAGCCGCCGGACACTTTAAAGCGGTCGGTGATCGAGCTTGTGGAGGCGGTGAACCGCTATACCAATATCAACGCCAAAGTGGATTCCCACCTCTTCCTGGATTCTAGGAAGGTTTACGAAACGCCGTTTGTGTATATCACCGCCGATGCGGCATTTGAGCTGACCGAGATCGAGCGGAAGGTGTTCGGGGACTATCTGCGCAGGGGAGGTTTTGCAGTTCTCGACAACGGAACTCCTTGGTTTGAGTTCGGACAGGCGGAAGCCTCGCTTCGTCAGATGCTGCGGGATTCGTTGGGGAGCGATGCAAAATTTATGCCTATTCCCAATGATCATCCGTTATACCATTGTTTCTTCGATTTCAATGACGGTCCGCCCCAGGGATCGGAAATGTCACAGATGATG comes from Candidatus Latescibacter sp. and encodes:
- a CDS encoding DUF4159 domain-containing protein, which gives rise to MKEQFKSRFSGFSDVIDMEKLEKETQRLFYLGLLLSISMFAASASFFMFKKTEVKVVKPPSMELVIRRPRMTKAFEFKKKRVAQRIMQRREIEQRKPTADIQTKSIQTTDLMGTVATFDYTQEMKMDVGQEVFVPQALNIQMTAAREPEKQISMKEEMISLDDLDTGQYKAMVIQDPNNKLSIKGFIYIGTAWGAQLKPPDTLKRSVIELVEAVNRYTNINAKVDSHLFLDSRKVYETPFVYITADAAFELTEIERKVFGDYLRRGGFAVLDNGTPWFEFGQAEASLRQMLRDSLGSDAKFMPIPNDHPLYHCFFDFNDGPPQGSEMSQMMFTDTTGIQGAAARGSSMVKPILYLEGITIDNRIVAIYSNKGYAFKWKDVTNNESQLKMGVNMIVFALTQAGGIAQQKMEFFTAVQ
- a CDS encoding cupin domain-containing protein, producing MNVINYHAVPEQKVEDGGKNATIRWILTENEGADHFYMRIIEIAPRGYTPHHAHSWEHEFYILEGEGKLVGDDVSIPLGVGDAGIVPAGEKHHFESTPGTSLKFICLIPSRKCL